Within Butyrivibrio fibrisolvens, the genomic segment GGAGTTTCAGACCTTAGCGACGGCGCATATGATCTTAACGAAGGTGCTATAAAGCTTTTGAACGGAGCTAAAGAACTTGCAGATGGACTTGTTAAGTTCGATGAAGAGGGTATCTCCAAGATAGCAGACATATTCGATGGAGATCTTGAAGAACTCAATGAAAGACTCAGTGCTATATCCGATGCAGCAGGCTCATCTCAGTCATTTGGCGGAGCCAAAGATGGCACACAGACAAGCGTTAAGTACATCATCAAGACAGCAGGCGTTACCAAGAAATAATTAGCTAGTTAAGCGTTAATAAACCAAAAATATAACAAACATCACCGGAAGCTATAATTGGTCATTTTGTCCGGTGATGTTTGTTTTTTATTAGAATTACTATTTAGTAAAAGTGGAGTGGATAACATTGAAAAGATTATCCGATGATAAAAAAGAGACTGCCACTTTCGTGGCAGTCTCGCATGCGTTATAAGTAGTCACTTGCGTTACTTTTATCTACAGGAAGGAATGGAACCCAGATATATTTACTGTCTTCTGATACACCCTCGATATTATCGATGGTTCCGCCGCCTCCAAGAGCTATTGCAGCTTCTACAGCTCTTGCTGCCTGAAGATCTGCATCCTGAAGGACTGTATATGCCATCTCGCCGGCAAGGATCGATTCACAGCCTGCTTCTATGGCATCTACTCCGCATACAGGGATAGTGGTGTAATCAAGACCGTATTTCTTCATAGCATTGATAGCACCAAGAGCCATATTGTCGTTGTTACAGAATACTGCATCTACGCTCTGGCCGGTCTTCATAAAGATATCGAATCTTTTCTCTGTCTCTTCAGTACTCCAGTTAGCATAATCCATGAATACGATATTGGCATCTACGCCATTGGCTATCATTGTCTCTCTTACGCCATTGGTCCTTCCGATGGTACCAGAGTGGCCTTTCTCGCCTTCGAAGATGATGATGTTCATGGATTTCTTGCCAAGTTTATTGATGACATATTCTGCCTGATACTGTCCGGCTACTTTTTCTTCGGAGCCTACGAACACGTTCTGATTACTGTCAAGATATTCTTCAGAAGGTTCACTGTTAAGATATACGATCGGTATACCATTGGATGCTGTGTTCATCTGAAGAGCTGTTTCAGCATCAGCAAGTCTTAAGATGATCGCATCATAGCCTTGAGATTTAGCATTCATTACAAGGTCTACCTGAGTTTCTACAGAGTATCCCGTCTCTACCATTGTAATATCAGCGCCTTGCTCTTTGCCGGCTGCAAGTACAGCGTCAGAGAGCTTTTGCCTGAAGGTATCAAAGTCTGTGATTATATACAGGATCTTCATGCCGCCTCCTCCTGATGATGAAGAGGACGCTTTATTGCCGCAGCTGACAAGTGATCCTATTACAAGGATACATACAGCTACCGATGCTATTATTTTCTTTAACATATGATTAGATGATCTTTTCACACTAACACCTCCTCAAATCTTGAACTGCTGTACATAAGATGTAAGTGTATCTGATGTACCGGCAAGCTCGTGT encodes:
- a CDS encoding substrate-binding domain-containing protein; amino-acid sequence: MKRSSNHMLKKIIASVAVCILVIGSLVSCGNKASSSSSGGGGMKILYIITDFDTFRQKLSDAVLAAGKEQGADITMVETGYSVETQVDLVMNAKSQGYDAIILRLADAETALQMNTASNGIPIVYLNSEPSEEYLDSNQNVFVGSEEKVAGQYQAEYVINKLGKKSMNIIIFEGEKGHSGTIGRTNGVRETMIANGVDANIVFMDYANWSTEETEKRFDIFMKTGQSVDAVFCNNDNMALGAINAMKKYGLDYTTIPVCGVDAIEAGCESILAGEMAYTVLQDADLQAARAVEAAIALGGGGTIDNIEGVSEDSKYIWVPFLPVDKSNASDYL